In Nitratiruptor sp. YY09-18, a single window of DNA contains:
- the queF gene encoding preQ(1) synthase translates to MKYGEKEIKEFDPQKDLEIWPNKHKKNYRIKITLPEFSCLCPRSGYPDYATINLEYIPDEYVVELKALKLYINSFRDRYISHEDSANEIFDTLYARLKPKWMKLVADFNPRGNVHTLIEIDSETIEREA, encoded by the coding sequence ATGAAATATGGTGAGAAGGAGATCAAGGAGTTTGATCCCCAAAAAGATCTTGAGATTTGGCCAAATAAGCACAAAAAAAACTATCGCATCAAAATAACACTGCCTGAATTTAGCTGTCTGTGCCCACGCAGTGGTTATCCAGACTATGCGACTATCAATCTAGAATATATTCCAGATGAATATGTGGTAGAACTTAAAGCTTTGAAACTCTATATCAACTCCTTTCGAGACCGGTATATTTCCCATGAGGATAGTGCCAATGAGATTTTTGATACTCTCTATGCAAGACTCAAACCAAAATGGATGAAATTGGTTGCTGACTTTAATCCAAGAGGCAATGTCCATACATTGATTGAGATCGATAGCGAGACTATTGAGAGAGAAGCATGA
- a CDS encoding Crp/Fnr family transcriptional regulator, with translation MDRQEYNIELFSAVPNFVIDDINRYGKIVEYYKNMPAMSSDDTMRYFYFIIEGRIKVYQFNFETSKEQTIKILSRGDMFDVIVLMDEKPHEVVTEAYEDSKALQVPLDIVREWINQNSEFRKIFFRYVANEMRNLEELATDLSLLDTSTRFIKLLLKHFDPQTAKLRLIHDLPHEELASLIGTVRHVVNRHIQELKKEGSLEVERKKLKLTNIANLLDRLQLK, from the coding sequence ATGGATAGACAAGAGTATAATATAGAACTTTTTTCTGCAGTCCCAAATTTTGTCATAGATGATATCAATCGCTACGGCAAAATTGTAGAGTATTATAAAAATATGCCTGCTATGAGTAGCGATGATACTATGCGTTACTTCTATTTTATTATAGAAGGGCGTATCAAGGTGTATCAATTCAACTTTGAAACCTCTAAAGAGCAGACTATTAAGATTCTTTCTCGAGGAGATATGTTTGATGTGATAGTTTTAATGGATGAGAAACCGCATGAAGTGGTGACTGAAGCATATGAAGACTCCAAGGCTTTGCAAGTACCACTTGATATTGTGCGCGAATGGATCAATCAAAATAGTGAATTTCGCAAAATTTTCTTTCGTTATGTAGCAAATGAGATGCGTAATCTCGAAGAGCTTGCGACAGATCTTAGCCTCCTTGATACATCTACACGTTTTATCAAGCTTTTACTTAAGCACTTTGATCCACAAACTGCTAAACTCCGCCTCATCCATGACCTCCCCCATGAAGAGCTTGCCTCGTTGATAGGTACTGTCCGCCACGTGGTCAATCGCCATATTCAAGAGCTCAAAAAAGAAGGAAGCCTCGAAGTTGAGCGTAAAAAGCTCAAACTCACAAATATTGCAAACCTTCTTGATAGATTGCAACTAAAGTAG
- a CDS encoding succinate dehydrogenase/fumarate reductase iron-sulfur subunit, translated as MKIKVRRYHPHFAPPTIEMEYDIPQDVTLLQALSHIKRHIDRTLTFSFMCRSGVCGSCAMRVNGKEVLACEYKVQENDIIEPLQFTPTLRDLVSDKKSALETLERSKAYPLNMEEVELEQADIAFLQRQSDCILCSSCYSSCPVYEVNEAFLGPFALTRVYRYVCDKREQKKKEHIDAIVENGIWDCTLCGNCTEVCPQGIDPKNDILMLQSWAAKFGYTNPHMGSFGSFGLEF; from the coding sequence ATGAAGATTAAAGTACGTCGCTATCATCCCCATTTTGCACCACCTACTATTGAAATGGAGTATGATATACCGCAGGATGTGACCCTCTTACAGGCTCTGAGTCACATCAAACGCCACATTGATAGGACTTTGACATTTTCATTTATGTGTCGCAGTGGTGTGTGTGGCAGTTGTGCTATGCGTGTCAATGGCAAAGAGGTTTTAGCCTGTGAATACAAAGTGCAAGAAAACGATATCATCGAGCCACTGCAGTTTACTCCGACTCTGCGAGATTTAGTTAGTGATAAAAAGAGCGCACTTGAAACTCTTGAGCGATCCAAAGCCTATCCACTTAATATGGAAGAGGTAGAATTGGAGCAAGCTGATATTGCGTTTTTGCAACGTCAAAGTGACTGTATCTTATGTAGCAGCTGCTATAGCAGCTGTCCTGTATATGAAGTCAATGAAGCGTTTCTAGGTCCATTTGCGCTGACACGAGTCTACCGCTATGTGTGTGATAAAAGAGAGCAGAAGAAAAAAGAGCATATCGACGCGATAGTTGAAAATGGTATCTGGGACTGCACTTTGTGTGGCAACTGTACAGAGGTTTGTCCGCAAGGGATCGATCCCAAAAACGATATTTTGATGTTACAGAGCTGGGCTGCCAAATTTGGCTATACAAATCCTCATATGGGATCATTTGGAAGTTTTGGATTGGAGTTTTGA
- a CDS encoding L-aspartate oxidase, translated as MKCDVVIVGSGGAGLVAAIRAAELGKDVVVVSKGYPTEAQTSMAQGGINAASTQQDIQQHIEDTLRSGQGLADPEVVEFVCTQAPKAIKWLDSIGVPFDRDDKEIARRKLGGASNPRACYAQDYTGLKILHTLYDNALKLGVRFVHEHFLLNIISEDNRAYGVTLLDKRSTQVKQLLSRAVILATGGFAKIYGPFSTNGEGSFGEGIAAAMRAGAKLSDLEFVQFHPTALAKSAILISEAARGLGAKIVNQKGEQFIDELATRDKISRAIYEQLAIGNEVFLDMREIGEEIIQRELPQERKLAMIYENVDPAKELLPIKPAAHYTMGGIDTESNGGTNIAGFFAVGECANVKLHGANRLGGNSLLELVVMGKRVGESAAAVSLEIEEKNFERTLIDSNFIKAVFTLPNSIDFMERKEFLQKVLFHNAGIVREELALKGVLSVIRQHQKELAFMGIKDKSPLYNTELIAFLEYGNMVELTEAMVVGAVQRNESRGAHYRKDHPKTKEEYHAHTFIWKEDGVLCADFVKQNITKN; from the coding sequence ATGAAGTGTGATGTAGTTATTGTAGGAAGTGGGGGTGCAGGGCTTGTTGCTGCAATAAGGGCTGCTGAGCTTGGCAAAGATGTAGTGGTCGTGAGCAAAGGCTACCCAACTGAAGCGCAGACTTCCATGGCACAAGGTGGTATCAATGCAGCTTCAACGCAGCAAGATATCCAGCAGCACATCGAAGATACTCTCCGATCAGGCCAAGGTCTCGCAGACCCTGAAGTAGTGGAATTTGTGTGTACGCAAGCTCCTAAAGCTATCAAGTGGCTCGATAGTATTGGAGTGCCTTTTGATAGAGATGACAAGGAGATTGCAAGGCGAAAGCTTGGTGGAGCGTCAAATCCACGTGCTTGCTATGCGCAAGATTATACAGGCCTTAAAATATTACATACACTCTATGATAACGCTTTGAAACTTGGTGTGCGTTTTGTGCATGAGCACTTTTTACTCAATATTATCAGTGAAGATAATAGAGCTTATGGTGTAACACTTTTAGATAAAAGGAGTACACAAGTCAAGCAGCTCTTGAGTCGTGCAGTCATTCTTGCAACGGGAGGCTTTGCCAAAATTTATGGGCCATTTAGTACAAATGGTGAAGGGAGTTTTGGTGAAGGAATTGCTGCGGCTATGCGAGCTGGAGCAAAGCTCAGTGATCTTGAATTTGTCCAGTTTCACCCAACAGCTCTTGCAAAAAGCGCTATTCTCATTAGTGAAGCTGCAAGAGGACTAGGTGCAAAGATAGTCAATCAAAAGGGTGAACAATTTATCGATGAGCTTGCCACAAGAGACAAAATCTCTCGTGCTATCTATGAGCAGCTAGCAATTGGTAATGAGGTCTTTTTGGATATGCGAGAAATCGGAGAAGAGATTATTCAAAGAGAACTCCCCCAAGAGCGAAAACTTGCTATGATCTATGAAAATGTAGATCCAGCAAAAGAGCTTTTGCCTATAAAACCTGCTGCTCACTATACAATGGGAGGTATAGATACAGAGAGTAATGGTGGTACAAATATTGCGGGTTTTTTTGCAGTGGGAGAGTGCGCCAATGTGAAGCTTCATGGAGCCAATAGACTCGGTGGTAACTCATTACTTGAGCTTGTAGTAATGGGTAAGAGGGTTGGTGAGAGTGCAGCAGCTGTGAGTCTTGAAATAGAAGAGAAAAATTTTGAAAGAACACTTATAGATAGTAATTTTATTAAAGCAGTTTTTACTCTTCCAAACAGTATCGACTTTATGGAGAGAAAAGAGTTTTTGCAAAAGGTACTCTTCCATAATGCTGGAATTGTAAGAGAAGAGCTTGCACTCAAAGGAGTTCTCTCTGTTATTCGTCAGCATCAAAAAGAGCTTGCTTTTATGGGGATCAAAGATAAATCTCCACTTTACAATACCGAACTTATAGCATTTTTGGAGTATGGCAATATGGTAGAACTAACCGAAGCGATGGTAGTAGGAGCAGTGCAGCGCAATGAGAGTCGCGGAGCACACTATCGCAAAGACCATCCAAAAACCAAAGAGGAGTATCATGCACACACTTTTATTTGGAAAGAGGATGGTGTCTTATGTGCAGATTTTGTTAAGCAAAATATAACAAAAAATTAA
- the dnaN gene encoding DNA polymerase III subunit beta, producing MKIEIKKSLLEQILSQMQPFLEKKDLSQITSHIYLEADESGLIVKGTDYETGLKTKTDNVRVIHPGKATANGKKLLDIIRILKDSNVTLATVDETLHITQEHSKFKLPMFDPNEYPKFPETDNLPKIDIKSGEFISSLKKITPAIDTNNPKYELNGALIDIKENKINFVATDTRRLAIVTLPQSMGKVFHLIIPKKAIIEIQKLFFDDIAMHYDETYLIIQSGPYLFFTKLINGKFPDYERIIPKSLNYELTLPKDSMVEAIKQITIVSNEIKLTFLKDRIIFKSLSDENIEAQTELEIATPFEEKFVMAVNSRYILDFLNNIDGNEFIMGINEPELPFELKNNNFITIVMPIVI from the coding sequence ATGAAGATCGAGATCAAAAAATCCCTACTCGAACAGATTCTCTCACAAATGCAACCATTTTTGGAAAAAAAAGACTTAAGCCAAATAACTTCACATATCTATCTTGAAGCAGATGAGAGTGGACTTATAGTTAAAGGGACTGATTATGAAACAGGTCTCAAAACAAAAACAGATAATGTAAGAGTCATACATCCGGGAAAAGCTACTGCAAATGGAAAAAAACTCCTCGACATTATACGAATTCTTAAAGATAGTAATGTGACACTTGCTACCGTAGATGAAACACTCCATATTACGCAAGAACACTCAAAGTTTAAACTTCCTATGTTTGATCCAAATGAATATCCAAAATTTCCAGAAACTGACAATCTTCCAAAGATTGACATCAAAAGCGGAGAGTTTATCAGCTCACTCAAAAAAATCACACCTGCAATTGATACAAACAATCCTAAATATGAACTCAATGGTGCACTCATAGATATCAAAGAGAATAAAATCAACTTTGTAGCAACCGATACAAGACGCCTTGCTATTGTAACGCTTCCACAATCTATGGGAAAAGTGTTCCACCTCATTATTCCCAAAAAAGCAATTATTGAGATCCAAAAGCTTTTCTTCGATGATATTGCGATGCACTATGATGAGACATACCTCATTATCCAAAGTGGGCCATACCTCTTCTTTACAAAACTCATCAACGGTAAATTTCCAGATTATGAACGTATCATTCCAAAATCCCTCAACTACGAATTAACATTACCAAAAGATAGTATGGTAGAGGCGATAAAACAGATCACTATTGTCTCTAATGAGATAAAACTGACATTCTTAAAAGATAGAATAATTTTTAAAAGTCTTAGTGATGAAAATATTGAAGCGCAAACAGAACTCGAAATTGCTACACCATTTGAAGAAAAGTTTGTCATGGCAGTCAATAGCCGCTATATTCTCGATTTTCTCAACAATATCGATGGCAACGAATTTATCATGGGAATTAATGAACCAGAACTTCCATTTGAACTCAAAAACAATAACTTCATAACTATCGTTATGCCAATAGTAATTTAA
- the gyrB gene encoding DNA topoisomerase (ATP-hydrolyzing) subunit B: MNTNQYSAEKIKVLKGLEAVRKRPGMYIGDTSIKGLHHLIYEVVDNAIDEAMAGYCDKIEVTLTKDGSARISDNGRGIPVDIHPTEKIPAATVVLTVLHAGGKFGGDSAYKVSGGLHGVGVSVVNALSKKLIMTIKRDGKIWRQEFERGIPVTDLVVIGETNRTGTTIEFWPDDEIFETTEFKFDILAKRFKELAYLNPKITIKFTDERIGKKEVYHFEGGISQFVQDLNTKEAITSTITIQDKIDDVEVDIALLYNSGFDEKVLSFVNNIRTPEGGTHESGFRAGLTRAISNYIAQNANQREKNVKITGEDVREGLVAVVSVKVPEPQFEGQTKGKLGSSYVRPIVQKLTYEKLTKYFEENPIDAKAIMQKALAAARGREAAKKARELVRRKDSMSVGTLPGKLADCQSKDPSISELFLVEGDSAGGSAKQGRDRVFQAILPLKGKILNVEKARLDKILKSEEIKNIITALGCGIGEEFDENKLRYHKIIIMTDADVDGSHIQTLLLTFFFRFLKPIVEKGYLYMAQPPLYRYKKGKKEVYLKDDTELAQFLIENGVDAILDQVNLGRYDLIDFLKMVAHYRMVLKDLEKRYALIEVVRYLIENRDLAALDNQKLYEEIKKFLDSKNYNILNKQIDDEKIHLYVQTEDGLEEIIIDDELFTNPYYVEAVYIFEKIEERIPPELKDKDIIDILEEVEKNAKKGAYIQRYKGLGEMNPEQLWETTMDPENRRLLRITVDNAEEASEIFNLFMGDEVEPRKRYIEEHAKDVKHLDV; the protein is encoded by the coding sequence ATGAACACTAACCAATACAGTGCAGAAAAAATCAAAGTCCTCAAAGGTCTTGAAGCAGTACGCAAAAGACCAGGGATGTATATCGGAGATACAAGTATAAAAGGATTGCATCACCTTATTTATGAAGTAGTGGACAATGCCATTGATGAAGCTATGGCAGGCTACTGTGACAAAATAGAAGTAACTCTTACAAAAGATGGAAGTGCAAGAATCAGTGACAATGGACGAGGAATCCCAGTAGATATCCATCCTACTGAAAAGATTCCAGCTGCTACTGTAGTTCTCACAGTTTTGCATGCTGGTGGGAAATTTGGCGGTGATAGTGCATACAAAGTAAGTGGTGGTTTGCATGGTGTGGGTGTGAGCGTTGTGAACGCACTATCGAAAAAACTCATTATGACTATTAAACGTGATGGAAAAATTTGGCGCCAAGAATTTGAAAGAGGTATACCTGTAACAGATCTTGTTGTCATAGGAGAGACTAATCGTACTGGAACTACAATAGAGTTCTGGCCAGATGACGAGATATTCGAAACAACGGAATTTAAATTTGACATTCTTGCTAAACGTTTCAAAGAACTTGCATATCTCAATCCAAAAATAACTATCAAATTTACTGATGAAAGAATTGGTAAAAAAGAGGTTTATCACTTTGAAGGCGGTATTTCACAATTTGTTCAGGATCTCAATACCAAAGAGGCAATTACAAGTACTATTACTATCCAAGATAAGATCGATGATGTTGAGGTGGATATAGCACTTCTTTATAACTCAGGATTCGATGAAAAGGTTTTAAGCTTTGTAAATAATATCCGCACACCAGAAGGTGGAACACACGAAAGTGGCTTTCGCGCTGGACTTACGCGTGCGATTTCTAACTATATCGCACAAAACGCGAATCAGCGAGAAAAAAATGTCAAAATAACTGGTGAAGATGTACGTGAAGGTCTTGTGGCAGTTGTGAGTGTAAAAGTACCAGAACCTCAATTTGAAGGACAAACAAAAGGAAAGCTTGGTTCATCTTATGTACGTCCGATCGTCCAGAAACTGACATATGAGAAGCTAACTAAATATTTTGAAGAGAATCCAATAGATGCAAAAGCAATCATGCAAAAAGCTCTTGCAGCTGCAAGGGGAAGAGAGGCAGCAAAAAAAGCTAGAGAGCTAGTACGCCGTAAAGATAGCATGAGTGTTGGAACTCTTCCAGGTAAGCTTGCAGACTGTCAGAGTAAAGACCCATCAATTAGTGAGCTCTTTTTGGTTGAGGGAGACAGTGCAGGTGGTAGTGCTAAACAGGGACGTGATAGAGTTTTTCAAGCAATTTTGCCCTTGAAAGGTAAAATTTTAAATGTTGAAAAAGCACGTCTAGACAAAATTTTAAAATCTGAAGAGATCAAAAATATAATTACTGCACTTGGATGTGGTATCGGTGAAGAGTTTGATGAAAATAAACTGCGCTATCATAAGATTATCATTATGACAGATGCCGATGTAGATGGTAGCCATATTCAGACGCTGCTTCTTACATTCTTTTTCCGCTTTCTCAAGCCAATTGTAGAAAAAGGATATCTCTATATGGCGCAACCACCTCTGTATCGTTATAAAAAAGGCAAAAAAGAGGTATACCTCAAAGATGATACAGAACTTGCACAATTTTTGATCGAAAATGGCGTAGATGCTATTTTGGATCAAGTTAATCTCGGTCGCTATGACCTCATAGATTTTTTGAAAATGGTAGCCCACTATCGTATGGTGCTTAAAGATCTTGAAAAACGCTATGCACTTATTGAAGTAGTACGTTATCTTATAGAAAATCGTGACCTTGCAGCTCTTGATAATCAAAAACTTTATGAAGAGATCAAGAAATTTTTGGATAGTAAAAATTACAATATCTTAAATAAGCAGATAGATGATGAAAAAATTCATCTCTATGTGCAAACTGAAGATGGTTTGGAAGAGATTATTATTGATGATGAGCTCTTTACAAATCCCTACTATGTTGAGGCTGTCTATATTTTTGAAAAGATCGAGGAACGTATTCCACCAGAACTTAAAGACAAAGATATTATAGATATATTGGAAGAGGTAGAAAAAAATGCGAAAAAGGGTGCATATATTCAGCGCTATAAAGGTCTTGGTGAGATGAATCCTGAACAGCTTTGGGAAACAACTATGGATCCAGAAAATAGACGACTTCTTCGTATTACAGTAGATAATGCCGAAGAAGCAAGTGAGATTTTCAATCTCTTTATGGGTGATGAGGTAGAACCTCGCAAACGCTATATTGAAGAGCATGCCAAAGATGTGAAACATCTGGATGTGTAA
- the dnaA gene encoding chromosomal replication initiator protein DnaA — MLGDKILAMLKDEISQIEYERYIKNLSFDEEASKVDQAVFNAPNLFIANWVKTKYKEKLQQLFELETGIETEVIIRSSKKSVQKIQKQMASQPPSNTSTKINPTYTFENFVVGSSNQFAYSAAESVAKKPGVTYNPLFIYGGVGLGKTHLLHAIGNYNIKQNRVVIYATIEQFMNDFTYHLRNKTIEKFREKYRDCDILLIDDIQFLSGKERTQEEFFHTFNELHNEHKQIVLTSDKPPKKIAGLEERLKSRFEWGLIADIQPPELETKIAIIKKKCELNGINLDDEIVNYLAANMDSNIREIEGVILKLNAYSTLVNQQITMDLAKNVLGEQKREQQKNISLKDIVDVVSSELNIKPSEIKSRSRNRQIVNARRIVIYLARTLTPNSMPQLAQFFGMKDHTSVSHAMKKVKEMIEQDENFKLKIEELAHKIKSHASSEE; from the coding sequence GTGTTAGGTGATAAGATCCTTGCTATGCTCAAAGATGAGATTTCGCAGATTGAGTATGAACGCTACATAAAAAATCTCTCTTTTGATGAGGAGGCCTCCAAAGTTGATCAAGCAGTCTTCAATGCTCCAAATCTTTTCATAGCAAACTGGGTAAAGACAAAGTACAAAGAGAAGCTTCAGCAACTTTTTGAACTTGAGACCGGTATCGAGACAGAAGTAATAATTCGTTCATCTAAAAAGAGTGTGCAAAAAATCCAAAAACAAATGGCTTCTCAACCCCCATCTAACACGAGCACAAAGATCAATCCTACCTACACTTTTGAAAATTTTGTTGTAGGAAGCTCTAACCAGTTTGCATATAGTGCGGCTGAGAGTGTTGCCAAAAAACCAGGGGTAACATACAATCCTCTCTTTATCTATGGAGGTGTTGGACTTGGAAAAACCCACCTTCTCCATGCTATTGGTAACTATAACATCAAGCAAAACCGCGTAGTTATCTATGCTACAATTGAACAGTTTATGAACGATTTTACCTATCATTTGCGCAATAAAACGATAGAAAAATTTCGTGAAAAGTACAGAGATTGTGATATTTTACTCATTGATGATATACAGTTTCTCAGTGGAAAAGAGCGTACACAAGAGGAGTTTTTCCATACTTTCAATGAGCTCCACAACGAACACAAGCAGATAGTCCTCACAAGCGATAAACCTCCAAAAAAGATTGCCGGACTTGAAGAACGTCTCAAAAGCCGCTTTGAGTGGGGACTCATCGCCGATATCCAGCCACCAGAACTTGAAACAAAAATTGCAATTATCAAAAAAAAGTGTGAGCTCAATGGTATCAATCTTGATGATGAGATAGTTAATTATCTTGCAGCAAACATGGATAGCAATATCAGAGAAATTGAGGGTGTTATCCTCAAACTCAACGCCTATTCCACACTTGTCAACCAACAGATAACTATGGATCTAGCCAAAAATGTCTTGGGTGAGCAAAAAAGAGAACAGCAAAAAAATATCTCTCTCAAAGATATTGTCGATGTGGTATCGAGTGAACTCAATATCAAACCAAGTGAAATTAAAAGTAGAAGCCGCAATCGTCAGATAGTCAATGCAAGGCGCATCGTCATCTATTTAGCTCGTACTCTCACACCAAACTCCATGCCACAACTTGCCCAGTTTTTTGGAATGAAAGATCACACTTCGGTAAGTCATGCAATGAAAAAGGTCAAAGAGATGATAGAACAAGATGAAAATTTCAAACTCAAAATAGAAGAGCTTGCACACAAAATTAAATCACATGCAAGTAGTGAAGAGTGA
- a CDS encoding YfdX family protein has translation MKKLILSIATASLLVSGAVASVASKAESNKAVAQAKSEVKKEQKELKIVKEAVEAVALTNKVLVELDKGNKDQAIKDLEKAIGKLEVVLSVPNAPALIPIDSSIEVVDFPGTLEDIKTAIISAKALLAENKIQEARAILDTLRSEIVLKIINLPLASYPAALKLAAKFLHENRVDEAKNILNQALATFVEVDVVTPIPLLQAIHLVEVAKSEAKNDKKKALEMLTEAKKALKKAKALGYTSSSDTTYKMLDDLIEKVEKEVKGKNKAEKLFEELLAKLNEFKDKAVKKVNK, from the coding sequence ATGAAAAAACTCATTCTGAGTATTGCTACTGCTTCACTTTTGGTAAGTGGTGCTGTTGCTTCTGTAGCAAGTAAGGCAGAATCAAATAAAGCTGTTGCACAAGCAAAAAGTGAAGTGAAAAAAGAGCAAAAAGAGCTCAAAATTGTAAAAGAGGCAGTTGAGGCTGTTGCACTTACAAATAAAGTGTTAGTAGAGCTTGATAAAGGAAACAAAGATCAAGCGATTAAAGATCTGGAAAAGGCTATAGGAAAGCTTGAAGTAGTGTTGAGTGTGCCAAATGCTCCAGCACTTATACCGATTGACAGTTCTATAGAGGTTGTAGATTTTCCTGGAACTCTTGAAGATATCAAAACTGCAATTATTAGTGCAAAAGCGCTTCTAGCAGAAAACAAAATCCAAGAAGCAAGAGCAATTCTAGATACATTACGCAGTGAAATTGTGCTCAAAATTATCAACTTGCCACTTGCATCTTATCCTGCGGCTTTGAAACTTGCTGCAAAATTTTTGCATGAGAACAGAGTTGATGAAGCAAAAAATATTCTCAATCAAGCCCTTGCTACTTTTGTAGAGGTTGATGTTGTTACACCAATTCCACTTCTTCAAGCGATTCATCTTGTAGAAGTAGCAAAGAGTGAGGCGAAAAATGATAAGAAAAAAGCACTCGAGATGCTCACTGAAGCAAAAAAAGCTCTCAAAAAAGCGAAAGCTTTAGGATATACAAGTAGTTCTGATACTACATATAAAATGCTTGATGATTTGATAGAGAAGGTAGAAAAAGAGGTCAAAGGTAAAAATAAAGCAGAAAAACTCTTTGAAGAGTTACTTGCTAAACTCAATGAATTTAAAGATAAAGCTGTAAAGAAAGTAAACAAATAA
- a CDS encoding EAL domain-containing protein has translation MYSAKYDRQRKFLLALRTAIPIVILMSLLVLVITNESRSFLYDTFILLSGIFASVYFIFFMIFSSQKEKILDDMTESFNRRFFEKFLRKNINPQRSILVLISIDNIKDINERYGIENGDKVLQKFSHIIDSYFSTIFGSVPIARMRAGDFLLLINAPEKRVKEAVENFLLTYDNQFIDNIEIKLFATYTQADHNDIKHLLDHLYEEIYYCKGKCKLTSKKRPKKDSDFDAIVRRSIEENKILLFYQPLYHLQVKKFDYIEILVKLLDSEGNIIHPSQYIPVMNRLGLENSYDLAVVTKLIEECKKYQLDTKSLYSFNLSPYSVRNRLFSKRFFKLFEDSVLSPHNAVIELYEPTVYNDIKYYKSILQMYKEHGFKIAFNNFGAFNASVEYIKNIEADFVLFDKFFTKKIDEDRYRVLLENWIVILHKLGIKSIIKFIDKIELLDIFARIGADYVGGFAIAKPMQAEELKKFLGEKYEIW, from the coding sequence GTGTATTCAGCAAAGTATGATCGCCAAAGAAAATTTCTCTTAGCACTCCGTACCGCTATACCAATAGTGATTTTAATGTCACTATTGGTTTTGGTAATTACTAATGAGAGTCGATCATTTTTGTATGATACTTTTATACTCCTCTCTGGTATCTTTGCTTCAGTCTATTTCATATTTTTTATGATCTTTTCCTCGCAAAAAGAGAAGATCCTCGATGATATGACCGAGAGTTTTAATAGACGATTTTTTGAAAAATTCTTGCGAAAAAATATCAACCCGCAAAGAAGCATCCTCGTACTCATTTCAATCGATAATATCAAAGATATCAATGAACGCTACGGTATAGAGAATGGCGATAAGGTCTTACAGAAGTTTTCCCATATTATTGATAGCTACTTCTCTACTATTTTCGGAAGTGTTCCAATAGCTCGCATGCGTGCTGGAGATTTTTTACTTTTGATAAATGCACCAGAAAAGAGAGTCAAAGAGGCAGTTGAGAACTTCTTGCTTACTTATGATAATCAATTTATTGACAATATTGAGATAAAACTCTTTGCTACTTACACACAAGCTGATCATAATGATATCAAGCACCTTCTTGATCATCTCTATGAAGAGATATATTACTGCAAAGGAAAATGCAAACTCACATCCAAAAAGAGGCCAAAAAAAGATAGTGATTTTGATGCGATAGTGAGAAGGAGCATTGAAGAGAATAAAATTCTCCTTTTCTATCAACCCCTCTACCATCTCCAAGTCAAAAAGTTTGACTATATCGAGATTCTTGTTAAGCTCTTAGATAGTGAGGGAAATATCATTCACCCTAGCCAATATATACCCGTCATGAATAGACTGGGTTTAGAAAATAGCTATGATCTAGCTGTTGTAACAAAGTTGATAGAAGAGTGTAAAAAGTATCAATTAGATACAAAGAGCCTCTACTCATTCAATCTCTCACCCTATTCAGTGCGTAACCGCCTCTTTAGCAAGAGATTTTTCAAACTTTTTGAAGATTCTGTACTTTCACCGCACAATGCAGTAATAGAGCTCTATGAGCCTACTGTCTATAATGATATTAAGTATTATAAATCGATTTTACAGATGTACAAAGAGCATGGCTTTAAAATTGCATTCAATAATTTTGGAGCTTTCAATGCATCAGTAGAGTATATTAAAAATATCGAGGCCGATTTTGTGTTGTTTGATAAGTTTTTTACGAAAAAAATTGATGAGGACCGCTACCGCGTACTTTTGGAAAACTGGATCGTGATACTCCATAAACTGGGTATAAAAAGTATCATAAAATTTATAGATAAAATTGAACTTTTGGATATTTTTGCTAGGATTGGGGCTGATTATGTAGGCGGTTTTGCAATAGCCAAACCTATGCAAGCCGAAGAGCTCAAAAAGTTTTTAGGAGAGAAGTATGAAATATGGTGA